TGAGAAGGTGAGAGGGCAGGGACCTCTGAcgttctcatccaatgggttttgagaaggagacaaggagaggcgAGGAAATACAATTAAGATTCTCCCAATGTGTTCTGCCTGTGATTAACCTGGGTGGGAGGGGCAATGACAGCTCTGCACCTCATTTGAATGAATGTAAAGAATTTGTGTTGATTTGCTGAAAACATTTAGTTTTGTGAAGAGTGAAGTCTGTTACTGTGTTTTCAGTCTGTATTGTTTGCATTGTGGTTGGAATACTGTGATTGAAAAGCATGACAAATCTTATCAACCTTCTCCCTCGCATCACGCAATTCAtattttcatgcaaaatgctaAACACTATTTCTCTCTCACCCTTATCTCTTCAtaattcctctctctcccccctccctctctcccctcactctctctccctatctctctccatgtccctctctctccctccctttcgccccttctctctctctctctctctctctctctctctctctctctctctctctctctcgctctctctcgctctctctctctctctctctctctctcccctccctctctccatccagcaGGGTCGTCAGCTGCGAGGCATCAGAGGCTTGTTCAACAGGTCATCTAAGTCGTCAGTAGAGACCAGCTGTGGTCCAGCCCTCAGGAAACGCTCTATCAGTGACCACCTCCTCCGACGCACCGCCAGCGCCCCTGCCAAGGGTCGCAAAAAAAACAAGATGAAGCTCGCTGAGTCCTCCACCTCCATATCGGACCACAAGGCCTCCGTAGTGGACCACAAGGCCTCCATATCAGACGGCAAAGACAGAGTGGGGGCTGGGGAAGGGGCTGGGAGGGAGGGGTCCCGGGAGAGGGTAATGGTGGAGAGGCGCCCCCCACCTCACGCCCCCCTCACCCACAGGCCCATCTCCATGCCCCTGGAGAAACTACTGCAGGGACAgctctccctctgctcccccaACCAGGAGCTGACTGACCTGGGGGCAGACACACTCATCGGTGGGTAGACCTCCTCTGGAGACCTCACACACTCTTACATCAACCATGATAATAAACGTTATGTTCTGTAACAAGTAATATGTTATAATAGATATCTAAGAAGAAACATTGCAAGAAACCCAAAGTGTTTTTTCTGTGTTTGAATGAGGTTACAGCATCATATTGCCTATTTCTCCGAGCAATACATGACCGTAGGCTTACCTGTAAAGGCAGAGCGACTGTTCTTGTCTGGCTTTGTTGCTATATGTGACATGATGCTTAGAGTTGAAGTTGTCGTTGGTTGTGTTGCGCTCTCATTGAAACAAACAGTGCTATGGGTCTTATGTGAAATGTAAACCGTTGCCTTGTTTCTAACTTGTCCttttcccccccaaaaataaaaattttAATCACTACTTTAACATACCTTTTCTGTTCCTTTTTCACTCTGTGGTGCTTCTCTGTAGTAGAGAACTGACTAGGATATCCCGCCAGGTAAACCAAGACACCTCCTAAGGTTGCCTCATCCTAAAACATCCCAGTATTACATCATCCCACTGATGTAACTTTGTAAAAGAACTATTTCAAAATCAGAATGTTCCTTTTTTTAACTGCCAAAATTGATCTCATTTGACCATCTCTTCCGAAATGGATGTTCCCCCCCAAAAATGGATGTTCCTTCTGTTACATGCACAGCCTCATTCTCCAACCCCCTCTCACAGTCGTATTTGGTGGTACATTCCATTCGTCTCTGTGTTGCGATTGGCTCGTGTTGGACGGAATGTGTCAGTTAGTCGTTGGTTGGCTTGGTGTTCTACGTAAGGCTGTGAAATGTTTGAACCTTTACTGACTGTCTAACTTGTCTGTTTTACATAGGAACGTCCCCCTTTGACCGGCCCAGGTCCCGCTCTGTGGAACTCCTCATCGAATCATCCGCCTCCCTTGAACATAGAGTTTCCACCAATCACAACAACACACGGGATAGGACCACAGAGCCTGACCAATTAGACGAGACCTCCTACCTGGTCATTGGCCGAGGAGGAGGAAGTGTAGATGGTGACTCCAAAGACCAATCACAGGACAGAGTCAACCCACCCACCAAAGCTGAGGACATTTCCTCTCGCCAAAGGACGTTGTGTTACCTGAGCAGCTCAACAAAGACAGAGAGCAACTGTTTACACTGTTTACCTACTGAGAGCAGACCAGAGACAACATTACTTAGTACAACAAACACCCCAGcaccttcctcctcttcttcttcctctgtcccctcttccTCTGTGCCCCCCCTCTCCCCACTCAACGTGGACCGGTCCGCTCTGCAGAGCCCCGTCTCCCTGCAGGACAGCACCATCTCACGACTCATTGATGCCGTATCCCTCGGCAACGACACCACCTGCGGCTCAATCTCCGCTCTGATTGGCCAGTTTGACCTCACCGCTGACCAGAATGACCTCACAACGAACTCTGACCCCCACGTCCTCAGTGTCATGTCCTGTCTGTCCCATCCCGCTCTCCAGGACTCCAGCACACCCTATAAGGTCACCATAGACTCTACCACCCCATATAAAGACCCCCCCCGCAAGGCAATGAACGGACCTATCACTCCTCGAAAGGCAAGCCAGACCCTTAACCACACGAACCAGAACCTACTCTCACCCCACCCCAAGACCTCCCACAACCCCCTTCTCTTCTCTAGTCCTGAGACCACGGAGCTGGAGGAGGTCTATACCATCCTGGATGAGGAGGTCTTGTCTCCAGTCTTTGTCTACAACCTGAGGGAGCAGAACATAGGCAACATACAGGCTGACTCTGAGGAGAGCACACCCATGGGAAGCCTGGAGCCCTCCCCAGCCAAGGTGCCTCCTCGCCTGGGGACAGAGGCCAACGGCAGCTGGGTGGGCTCACCGAGGGGTATAGTGGAGGAGACAGGACAGGGCTATAGGGGTGTGTGTGATCCTACAGGGCTGGGGTCAGGGGGAGAGTGGGGGTTGTCGTGGGGTTACAGGTGCCCGTCTGTCAACAGCACAGTGTCTGACCGGTTGCTGTTGTGCCAGGGGTCAGCAGAAAGTAGTCTGATGGAGGTGGAGATTAACGTGGACGAGGATCCACTTGAGATGACCTTGACCTTACCAAGACACAACTGCACCTGGGTCGCTACCAGCCCAACCAAACGATACGCCGCTCCCCAAAGCCAGCTTACCCAACTACACCCCTCTCCCCGGTATGCACCCCAACTCCAGCCCTCCCAGTGTCCTTCCCCCCTTAAACAGCCCTCCCCTCGCCACACCCCATCAATCACCCCTCAAACCCAGCCCTCCCTCTTCAAAAGGccccctaaccccagccccctcCTCCTGAACAgccacccctccaccctcagCAGGGCTGAGCTCTCCTTTGAGAACAGCAGAGACATTACCAGAGCCTACACCCAGCAGCACAGCTACAGTGGTCCCACCCAGCCCCAGACCAGGGGCTACCAGGGTGGTCCCACCCAGCCCCAGACCAGGGGCTACCAGGGTGGTCCCACCCAGCCCCAGACCAGGGGCTACCAGGGTGGGACAGGGGaaggtcagggtcagggtgaAGTGTCAGCCTGCTTCCAGAATGGGTTGTCCTCCTCAGAGTGTCTGCCTGGTCTGTCTAGTATGTCTGGTTCAAGGTCTGTTAGCCTCCCCAGAGACAGAGGCCTGTACTCCCCCATCTCAGACTGTGATGTGGCCTACAGCCAGCTAGATTACAACTGCTTTAGGCCCTCCACTGCCTCCACCCATCCGCAACCCCAGCCCCAATCACATACCCAGCCTCTGCCCCAGGACCAACCCCAATCACATACCCAGCCTCTGCCCCAGGCCCAACCCCAATCACAGACCCAGCCTCTGCCCCAGGCCCAACCCCAATCACAGACCCAGCCTCTGCCCCAGGCCCAACCCCAATCACATACCCAACCTCTGCCCCAGCTCCAACCCCGATCTGGCCCCCCATCACTGCCCCTCTTGGGCCCCACCCTTGTCCCTCCTCTACCTATCCCCAGACCACCCACAGCCCCCGGCCCCTGCAAGTCCAAGTCTCTGGGTGACCTGACATCAGAGGACATCTCCTGCAACTTCCACAGCAAGTACAACATCATCAGCCGCAGCTTCATCACCCCCAGTATGAAGGAGCGGAGGAGGATGAGGGGCCTGGGGGGTCTGTCCCAACGGCTGCAGTCTGCAGACCCCCTCACTGAGCAGCTCCGCAAACTAGTCACCCTGGAGGGGGATGACAGAGACCGGGACAGACCCCAGTCTCCCCAGCTGCCCCAGTTACCTCAgttacagataccccccaaaccCTTCATTCCCCCATCACGCCCCTCTCCCCCCACAAACTTTGTCCCCGACACTCAGGAGGACTCTCCCCCCCTCCTTTCCCGCCGCCTCTCCTCTCGGAGCCAGAGCCGTGTGCGTCACATCAACAACCGCGCTCGAGAGCGGCAGCAGGAGGTTCTGAAGTCCCGGGGAATGAGCGCCCCCTCCAGTGTGGGAGGGGTAGTGCTGCGTACTAAAGCAGCAGCAGGCCAGAAACCCCCAGCTAACAGACACTCCACAGGCTCCTACATAGCAGGCTACCTGGACCAGCTGGAGGACAGGGGGCTGCCTGAGGGGGCGTGCACCACACTGGGTTACGGATATCACTATGGTGATCATTATCATGATGACTCTCTGCTGCCCACAGACTCCTGTATACAATCACAACCTGAGGTCTACTTCCTGCTCAGACTCTGAACCCACTTCCTGGTTATCACCTACATAGAATGATGTATAATGTACTTCCAGAACACAGAAAATCAGCTTCCTGCTTACAACtgagaaaaaaactaaaaaataaTTCTGGTTGGGCTGTCCAATAATGCTTCCAGATATAAAGTCAACTACCTGATTGGGTCTGACATTTTGTCTGTAAATGTGAAAATGGTTTCTGATCTTCTTTAAGTCCATGTCCTGATCAGAATGTTCTGTAAATGTAGTTTGGAACAGACTGTAAAACTACTTCCTACTTTGATTGTACCCGTTTCCTGTCCTGCCTGATCCTGTAATTCTACTTCCTGTTCAAGCTAACTTCACCTACAATGAAGCAGAAAATAGGAAACTTTCCAAATGTGTTTTAATCTGAAGGGAAGTGTTGTCTTGGTCTTTGTTCATTTAAAATATGTATTAGTATTATCAGAGGcccgctgggcacagacgtcaattcaacgtctattccacgttggttccatGTAACTTCGttaaaatgacgtggaaacaacgttgattcaaccagtgtatgCCCAATGGGGGGGCACTTTTAAGGGAAGGGATCTGTTTCATCCGAGATCCTCCTCAAGTCTTCCTTCTCCTCTAAGTGTTCTCTATGTTTGTGTTGTTTGTAAATATTCTACTGTACATTCGTTTTTAACTGACAGTGTTGCTATTTAGTAGACAGTACAGCTGTTTTCTGCATGTTAAACGTGGACCAGCATGACTATGCATCGATCTATAGACATCACAGTGCACTACTATCTTTGTATAGAACAAGTAATAGTGGGATTGGATGCAATACAGTACATAGACAGTACAATATAGTACATAGACAGTACATTACggtacattttttttattttatttcacctttatttaaccttacatttatttaaccttacattacagtacatagacagtacaatacagtacatagacaatacagtacagtacagtacatagacagtacatatacagtacaatacagtacatagacagtacactacagttcaatacagtacatagacagtacaatacagtacatagacagtacaatatagtacatagacagtacaatatagtacatagacagtacattacagtacaatacagtacatagacagtacaatacagtacatagtCTTGCTTGCTCAGACTTCTCGCTTTCTAAGATTTTAAACACTATCACATATGTTAAACTTTTTGAGTTGAAATGCTTTTATTTTTAGAATTACTTTAACACAGACTGCAAGAGAAAGCAACAAAAAAAGTTGGGTCTGGTTATTACATTTTTTCTTTTTCTGAGAAATGTTTACAAGAACAGAAACACACTGGAAAAGGTGGATACGGCTtttgggctggatcaggctgcaCGATTTTATTCTCCTTTTAAGTGTTAAACCCCCATCTTCTTTTCTTTGTATGGTCGCTCAGAAGATTAATGTGAGCATTTTCCTACCGATGCAATAAAATTCAGAAACTTTTGACACAGCAATTGTGTCTGTTTGTTTACATGTCCTCTGTGTTTGTCTattctcttctctcactcttttATATTTTGATACTTTACTGTCTTTCTCTCCAGCTGTCTCACACACACGCTAATGGTTTAGGTATACAACTGCTCTTGCCATTGTatgtacacaccacacacacacacacacacacacacacacacacacacacacacacacacccccccctcAATGCCTGTGTTATTGTATCTTGCTGTGTGTGGATAATGGGTAGATAATGGGATAATGGAATGTAATTGCTTGTGAAATGAGCAGTAATGGAGATGAGAGATATCACACCTGTGACCATCTAAATCCTCGAAACTGTTACTTTGGAGATTTAATCACACTACGCCCTTTAATCCGGGTCCTTGTACCCCCCATAACCCTCCCTCCTCAACCCCTCCCCTCCGTACTTCTATGGCTGGTTCAGCACAAAACTAAAAACGTATTGTTCACCCTTACTTGTCTTCCTGTGTCAAGCTATTATCCCTAACAGCAACACTCAGGAGGCCTGTTATTTCgggtctcagtgtgtcatcttgTTTACTCCGTGTCTTCTCTATGATCTCTGGTCATTATAAATACCCTCCCTTAACCTCCACTGGGCCAGATCAGGGGAGGCTGCTGTCAGACCCCGTGCTGGGAGATAGAGACTGGTTGCCTTCCGAAACAGCTCTCAAGCTTGTCTTCACCTGACGGAGAACCCGCTGAGGCTGATGTGTGCTACATAACAAATCTGGGACCATCTTAACAGGGAGGAAGTCCATTACGTTTCCCACACCAGGCTGGATGTACGGACAGGGAGGATTTCTGATCACTGTCTTTACACTCTTGTGACTAATCTGTACGTTTTATCATTATAACTGTGCTGTAGCTTTTCATGTTTTTTACCAGTGTTTAGAAACTGCATTTTGGGGGGAGGTTTTGGTCTGGTCAacttcctgcctgcctgtgtgtgtccagAGGAGCTCCCCCATGTCCCTCTGGGTCACCTGGCTGACACTAGCCGTTCCCCTGCTACTGCCCTGGCTGGTCAGGCACGGGGTAGAGATGGCTCGTGCCACCGTGTGTTCACGATGGGACCGTTCAGTCGGTCTGGATGACCTTGGTCTATCCCAGGAAGGTGATGTGGTGATCGGGGGTGTCTTCCCCATCCATATCCTCCCCCCTGATCCAGACCGGAGCTTCACCCAACCCCCTGAACTGCAGTCCTGTGTCAAGTAAGTTCCTTTGTTTACTTCTGTTCTCTAACTTTTTTTATTGCAGTTTGACCTTTTCTTGCGTTTTTCTTTTCGAAGGTGAAGAGAGATTTTATCTTTGTTTATTCTTTTGATGGAGGTcattttttaacattttattttgtaacaGCATTTCATTTTAGCAGGGCACTTTTCCTTCATTTGAATCATCTTTCTTTCAAAATGTTTTTCTTTCATGGAAGAGTTGATCTAAATGTTGTTCTCTTCAGAAGATTGAGGGTCACTGGAATGGAAAATAGAACATTTGTCTTTTGTTTTTTACACAGAatcataaaataaaaatgaaaaatgaaatgtTAATCGCTTTGCAGTCAATTTCAAATCTGATGTTAACAAATTGTCTGCAAAACAATTAACATTTCATTATAATATTTGTTTTCGTCTAACTTCTCTCCTCAATTCTAACGCGTGTCATCtccgagagagagactgacttctCTCCTCAATTCTAATGCGTgtcatctcagagagagagactgacttctCTCCTCAATTCTAATGCGTgtcatctcagagagagagactgacttctCTCCTCAATTCTAATGCGTgtcatctcagagagagagactgacttctCTCCTCAATTCTAATGCGTgtcatctcagagagagagactgacttctCTCCTCAATTCTAATGCGTgtcatctcagagagagagactgtatttGCTTAAAGTCCATTGTTTTATCCTCAGATGTTGTTTAGCACAGTGCTCTCTTTATCTGAGTACAATGAGGCACGGCATATTTCTTGTAAATGCAAACACTTAAATAATCTTGCTGTTATAGAGTGTGGTATTTTTCCATTGTCAACTTGATTCTCAGTCTAGATGATAAGATTGATGTTCAACATTAAATCCGTTTTTTAGTGCTGTTTGTTATGTTGAATGTTGTTTCTCCTCATGATCAATCACATTCATCTGCTTACAGGGTTACATCATGCTCAATTACACATGTTGCATTTTGCTctgtcatatctctctctctctctctctctctctcatctcacatCCCTGCTGTCAGTTTTCTTGAGGAATCGTTGAGATGGGTGCACGCACTGGTGTTTGCAGTGGACGAGATTAACCGTAACCCCTTCCTGCTGCCGGGGGTCCGGCTGGGCTACCGTATCCTGGACAGCTGTGGTCAGCACCCCTGGAGCCTGCGAGGGGCACTGGCCATGGTGTCAGGGGGGAACATCAGCTGTGAAACCACAGAGCTTTCTAAcctcaaatgtgatttttaaccACTAACCTCAACCTAAGCATAACCTTTACCTAAAATGTTAATGTACTGAAAAGTATTTGCCAAATAGCCAGTAATATTGTGGAGATCCTACACTAAATGGATAGCAAATAGCTCATGTATACTACCCTGTCGTTCTGATTATAGAATCATGTTTATTTGttatgtgtatcctgtacagcaCGGCCATCTAGTGACTCCCCTGTTCCTCTGATCATTGGTGATTCATCGTCCACTCAGGCCATCATCCTGGCCAGGACCCTGGGGCCGCTCTCTGTACCTATGGTCAGTCTCTCTCTACACAACCAGGAAATACAGTGGCGAGAAACATGATGATGCCATGATGCGATAATTCATCATGTTTCAGATAGCCTAGAATTTACTGAGAAATTAAAAGAGGGTATTTAGTACTTCATTAAAATGTGATTGAAGTTATTGTGTTGATCTGCCCTCAGTCTCTCACTACAACCAGGAAATACATAGCTAGAAATATTGCCATAATGCTTTAATTAATTATAATTCATCTGGTCTGGAATGTAGTGAGAAATGATTGATTTAATGGTGTTGTCCTCAGATCAGTTACCAGGCCACCTGTGGCTGTCTCAGTGACAGACAGGAGTTCCCTAACTTCTTCAGGACCATCCCCAGTGATGTCTACCAGGCCCTCACCATGGCCCGGCTCACCTGGCTCTTCGGATGGACCTGGGTCGGGGCTATCGCTGCAGACAATGACTACGGTCGTCAGGCCATGCAGGTGTTTCTTCATGTTTCTTTATCTTTAAATTGTTTTGTTGGTCGCTGCTCTTCTTTACTGAAGACACtcgtcacatttatttattattatttattttatttattttttgcaggTGTTTCTTTATATTAACTTTGACTTGTGACTTTGACTTTATTAATTCTTGGTCTCTGTTTACAGAAAAACTGAAGAAATGTAGAATTTACATAATACAAAATTGAGAAGAAAATGATATTATTTCTAATACTGGATACTGTTGTATTTTATTTTGAACTTCTACATCGGCTTTACATCAGTATTTTGACTCTTTGTCACGCTCCCTGTGCTTCATATTTGATCCCCAGGTGTTTGAGGAGGCGGTTCGGGGGACGGGGGTGTGCCTTGCGTTCTTTGAGACCCTCAACCGGGTGAACCTGGTGAGGGATGTGGAGCGAGCAGCGGACACGGTCCAGGCCTCGACAGCACGGGTGATCCTGGTCTTCCTCTTGTACACTGACATGGGGGCGTTACTCCTGGAGCTGGAGCGCAGAAACGTGACGGACAGGCAGTTCCTGGCCAGTGAGGCATGGAGCACTAGCGGACAACTCCTACGGAACCCCGCCCTCTTTAACGTCTCTCGGGGCGTTGTGGGTGTGGCTATCCGCAGTGCACCTATGCCTGGCTTTGAGGCCCACCTACGAAGTCTCCACCCCTCTCGTCGTCCCGGAGATGTCCTGTTGAAGGAACTCTGGGAAACTAAGTTTGGGTGTAGCCCTGGAGCAGCAGATGCACACAGCACGtctctgctcccctctccccttcctccaacCCCCTCTGTGTCAATATcacacacccctcctcccacctccagtTCCCCCCGTCCACGCCTGGCCTCCTGCAGTGGGGCAGAGACTCTGGAGGATGTGCAGAGCCCCTTCACAGACACCTCCCAGCTGAGAGTATCCTATAACGTGTACCTGGCTGTGTATGCTGCAGCCCACGCCCTCCACAGCCTGCTGTCCTGCCCCCAGAGAGACAGCCCTACGTGGGGCAGCAGCGTCACCTGCTCCCCTCCTCACAACATCAGCCCAGCGGAGGTACACTGATCTATTGCATGTTCAGTAGACATGATTTGCAAACACTTCAATCAGTTGGGGGGGATTACTTATGCCAATGTAACCTTTCTTTGTTAATTAAATATTCATGTCCACTTAATAGTTGCTATGGGGATATGTTTTGAGTTATTACATCATATTAAGAGTGTAATGGTCATGtttgtgtctcctctcctccaagtTGTTGCAGCACCTGAACCTGGTTAACTTCACCACTCCACTTGGGGAGCCGTTCTATTTCCGGGGCGCGGACATCCCTGCTGTGTACGAACTTGTGAACTGGCAGGCCACGCCCAAGGGGTTGCTCAAACTTGTCACGATTGGCCGAGTAGAGGGTTCCAATATCCTCATCAACCAATCAGCCATCCAGTGGAACGCAGGGTCTAATATGGTGAGAAATACCATTTTTAAAACATGAACTGAATGGTTTTGTTCAATTGAAATTAATATAATTGCATGTATGGCATTTACAGATGCCTGTGTCAGTGTGCAGTGGGAGCTGTCCCCCAGGCACCCGTGTAGCCAGGAGGAAGGGGGAGCCTGTCTGCTGCTTCGACTGCATCCCCTGTGCTGAGGGGGAGGTCAGCAACACCACAGGTCAGCGAACTGTGATGTGGGGGTATAATATCATTTAATATCAATGAAAGGGAATTCTTAATTAGCTGTGCCATTATTGACCTGATCTCTCTTGAATAATATATTATATCTTAATTAAGACTTATTAGATTGAATAGTAATTATGCTTTTCAATcatcatagtaatgtgttcaatCTCTCAGGCTCTCTGCAATGTGACAGCTGTCCTCTGGAGTTTTGGTCCAACGGCAATCGGACCGCCTGCATCCCTCGTCAGTTCGAGTTCCTCTCCTTCAACGACACTATGGGCGTC
The DNA window shown above is from Coregonus clupeaformis isolate EN_2021a chromosome 6, ASM2061545v1, whole genome shotgun sequence and carries:
- the plch1 gene encoding 1-phosphatidylinositol 4,5-bisphosphate phosphodiesterase eta-1 isoform X2, producing the protein MSSWVVNRKGGPQYCHHFLTDNSIFHVERCMSVMQSGTQMVKLKAGSKGLVRLFYLDGHRSCIRWRPSRKSERAKITIDSLYKVTEGRQSDIFHRHAEGSFDPACCFTVYHGNHMESLDLVTSNPEEARTWVTGLRYLMAGISDEDSLAKRQRTHDQWMKQTFEEADKNGDGLLNMEEIYQLLHKMNVNLPRRKVKHMFQEADSDDQQGTLTFEEFSVFYKMMSLRRDLFLLLMGYSDRKDHLTADELANFLRNEQKMVNVTTEYCLDVIDKFELSEENKQKGILGIEGFTSFMRSPTCDVFNPQHREVNQDMDQPLCSYYISSSHNTYLTGDQLLSHSKTDMYAWVLQTGCRCVEVDCWDGPDGEPMVQHGYTLTSKITFKSVVETIDKYAFINNQYPVILSIENHCSIHQQKKMAQHLREILGDKLDLGEAFDRESKQLPSPHSLQGKILIKGKRLPPYLSVDVEEGEVSDDDSADEIEDDFKLKNSNSNGNHQVESYIRKKLDCLLMESQIGDKEDTDSFSIRALLRATHVGLQKNLTNPKEGLKKSQSRSFISNLKQKRHSKSRLKSQDGDGEEQETSGREAGGQITRGEGKRKTMKLSRDLSDLVVFTNSVASQEGLDDSTPGNVLSFSETRAQQLVNHRAERFLGFNQRQLSRIYPSAYRIDSSNFNPQLYWNMGCQLVALNYQTEGRMMQLNRAKFMVNGGSGYVLKPPPMCKGSFNPFCDDPLPAYPNKQLVLKIISGQQLPKPPDSMLGDRGEIIDPFVEVEIIGLPVDCCKRQTRVVDDNGFNPVWEENLSFTLHMAEVALVRFLVWDHDPIGRDFVGQRTVAFSSLMPGYRHVYLEGLTEASIFIHVSVHDIYGKWSPLVLNPSFTIMHFLGANKGRQLRGIRGLFNRSSKSSVETSCGPALRKRSISDHLLRRTASAPAKGRKKNKMKLAESSTSISDHKASVVDHKASISDGKDRVGAGEGAGREGSRERVMVERRPPPHAPLTHRPISMPLEKLLQGQLSLCSPNQELTDLGADTLIGTSPFDRPRSRSVELLIESSASLEHRVSTNHNNTRDRTTEPDQLDETSYLVIGRGGGSVDGDSKDQSQDRVNPPTKAEDISSRQRTLCYLSSSTKTESNCLHCLPTESRPETTLLSTTNTPAPSSSSSSSVPSSSVPPLSPLNVDRSALQSPVSLQDSTISRLIDAVSLGNDTTCGSISALIGQFDLTADQNDLTTNSDPHVLSVMSCLSHPALQDSSTPYKVTIDSTTPYKDPPRKAMNGPITPRKASQTLNHTNQNLLSPHPKTSHNPLLFSSPETTELEEVYTILDEEVLSPVFVYNLREQNIGNIQADSEESTPMGSLEPSPAKVPPRLGTEANGSWVGSPRGIVEETGQGYRGVCDPTGLGSGGEWGLSWGYRCPSVNSTVSDRLLLCQGSAESSLMEVEINVDEDPLEMTLTLPRHNCTWVATSPTKRYAAPQSQLTQLHPSPRYAPQLQPSQCPSPLKQPSPRHTPSITPQTQPSLFKRPPNPSPLLLNSHPSTLSRAELSFENSRDITRAYTQQHSYSGPTQPQTRGYQGGPTQPQTRGYQGGPTQPQTRGYQGGTGEGQGQGEVSACFQNGLSSSECLPGLSSMSGSRSVSLPRDRGLYSPISDCDVAYSQLDYNCFRPSTASTHPQPQPQSHTQPLPQDQPQSHTQPLPQAQPQSQTQPLPQAQPQSQTQPLPQAQPQSHTQPLPQLQPRSGPPSLPLLGPTLVPPLPIPRPPTAPGPCKSKSLGDLTSEDISCNFHSKYNIISRSFITPSMKERRRMRGLGGLSQRLQSADPLTEQLRKLVTLEGDDRDRDRPQSPQLPQLPQLQIPPKPFIPPSRPSPPTNFVPDTQEDSPPLLSRRLSSRSQSRVRHINNRARERQQEVLKSRGMSAPSSVGGVVLRTKAAAGQKPPANRHSTGSYIAGYLDQLEDRGLPEGACTTLGYGYHYGDHYHDDSLLPTDSCIQSQPEVYFLLRL